A genome region from Eurosta solidaginis isolate ZX-2024a chromosome 2, ASM4086904v1, whole genome shotgun sequence includes the following:
- the LOC137240355 gene encoding uncharacterized protein, with translation MAHQKVVRETKVLIKRVHKMVSRITGESGDNLHTDIAEMLPMKTLDAVFDFEEKMEDKNFEDAVGTSGDLCGVVKQILSDDVLDMFNWSGGNNKRALSKLKIVHIALFEIFKLLGRLTFKDDLSKCITLSHNRCKQRRYLKNKK, from the exons ATGGCGCACCAAAAAGTGGTACGGGAAACCAAGGTACTTATAAAGAGAGTACATAAAATGGTCTCTCGGATCACCGGCGAAAGTGGAGACAATCTCCACACCGACATCGCAGAGATGCTTCCAATGAAGACCCTCGATGCAGTCTTTGACTTCGAGGAAAAGATGGAAGACAAAAATTTCGAGGATGCAGTT GGCACGTCCGGCGATCTTTGTGGTGTGGTAAAACAGATACTCAGCGATGATGTGCTCGATATGTTTAACTGGAGTGGTGGAAATAATAAAAGAGCACTCTCAAAGCTAAAAATAGTGCACATTGCTTTATTTG aaaTTTTCAAACTGCTAGGTCGATTAACGTTTAAGGACGACCTCAGCAAATGCATAACCCTAAGCCACAACAGATGCAAACAGAGGCggtatttaaaaaataagaaataa